A region of the Anaerobiospirillum thomasii genome:
TATATGGGAGTTGTAAGAAGCATAATAAGCTTGAGCGTCAGGCCTAGGTGGAGCGATAAAGGACTGGGGAATAAATATTACTATTGAATTATAATAGCAGTTAATACCCACTATATTTGTTAATGAGTTGCCAATCGTTAAGCTGTTAGCCATCAGTAAAATTGAACAATCTACTTGCGCTCTAAACAACTCGGCACCTTTTCCTGTTGTAGTTCCATTGATTGTTATGTTTGCAGTTTCTATTATTTGTATATGTGAGTTTCTGTTAGGATAAAAAACTCTATGCACACAGTTATCTTTTAAAGTAACAGTAAATGTATCAGTAAAATATACCATGGAACTGTCAGCACAATATAGCAAATTATCATCGTATGTCTGCTTAAAGTTAATGCCTTTAAAAGTCACAAAGCTTTGGTAAATCTTTATATGATTAAGTACTACATTGTGCCCATTGGAATTAATTTCAAGAAACCCACCCATATTAATCGCTCTTATTTTGATAACATCTTCTGTCTCTATGTAGTCGGTTAAAAAATTAATTCTAATAAAATAATTTGTGCATACATAATTTAATATATATCTTAAGCACTTACTTAAAGTTTTAAATGGCTTATCTTGTGAGCCGTCAGCTGTACTATCATCACCTTGATTAGATATATATAAGGCTAAATCGCTTTCCTGTCTAAGATATGATTTATTTAATAACCTAGTAGCCAAGTCTTTAGAAATTTGCTCGGCTACTAAGCCATTGATTTTAATATTACTCATAAAAATACCTCGCCGTTAAATGGTTCTACATATAATGTGTTAGGTTGTTTCTCGCTTGGAGCTGATGCTACAAATTCAACCTTGCCCTTTTTAAGCTCGTCTTGTAATGCAGTTATTGCTCCTCCATACCCACCTGGTGGCATGGTTGCTGTATCAAGACCTAAATCATCTTTTAAATGCCTGCTTAATGTGGCCGGTGTTACTATGGTGTTGCCACTGTTGCCAAGCTTGACCTCATCAGAGGTTGCAATCTCTGCCACGCCTGCTGTTTCTGTTGTTGCAGGTGGATTTAAAAAATTGGCATCTCCAAAGGTCACAGAGGTAGGTTTAAACCCTTGAACAAGGAAATCAATTGCAAGCTCTGCTATAGATGCGCCTACTTTTTGAATGATTGGCTCTGCCTGCGAATACACTCCAAAGAGTGTGCCATTATCGGTATATATGCCAAAGGCTCTGACAGAATAGACAGCTGCGCTTTCATCTCTTGCAAGAATATGTATAATGCCGTCTCCAACATTAGCGCCAGATAGAGTGGTAACGCTTGCCACCTCATTGGTCAGTTGAGAAGTGTTAACATCTACCGTCTGATCGGTATCTGAAAATTTCACAGTCTGTAAGAGTACAGGCGCTGTACCATTTTTCTCGGCATTTATGATCTCATTAAGACCTGCCGTGGTTAGTGTGATATTAATTGGCTGTACTGCCATGATCTACTCCTATTTTTAGACAAAAGAATCCCATGCCTTGATGTAAATCAAAGCCATAACTTGTATAAAGCTATTAAATTCGGTTGAAGGAAAGAGGTCTTATACCGTCACTTAAGGTTAAGGACACACCAAGTTTTGCGCTCTCTTTGGCCTTTGGTGTAAGTCTTGTATATGTTAGGGCTCTTGCGCTTGCACTTATGGTCACTGTTTTATCTGTAGCACAGCCATAAGGCACACCCACATATTGTGAGATACGGGCAAAAGTTAAAGGTCTTGATGCAGCAGCTGCGTATATATTAGATGCCACATCTGCATTTTCTGTAATGGTCTGTGATATGCGTCCATAAACCAAAGGCCTTGATGAGCCACCTACAAAGATATCATCCTGAAATTTTTGAATAACAGAAATTGTATATTGCGATCTTACCGGCTTGGTGGCATTGATGCTTCTTTTTATATCATATATAAGCTCTTCATCTGCAATGCCCTCAATTTCATTCTGATCAATGCTGATATTAAAAGTATGGGGCGCTGTTGGTGGCTCTCTTGCAAACCATTCTGTAATGTAGCCTGCGCTGCCTAAACCCTTGATAGCATTTTTAACGGCACTTACTGTGCCCATGCGTGTCTTTTCACTAATTAGCGCCTTAAGAGATGATCTTTTTATGTGTAGTGGCCATGAGTCACGCCAGACCTCAGCGTCCCACTGCATTGCCAAATGGTCCAAAACATCTGAGGGCAGATAGTCAATCTTATATAAGAGCATGCCATCATCTGTGTGAGCGCTTATCTCTTTTAGCTGGCTGTCCAAAGCCTCTGCGCTGTCTACTACCTTCTTATCCTTTGTAATAGATGAAGGCAGAATGGAGCGCATCAGTGAAGGTGTATTTATTTTTTTCATTGATCTTCTATGCCTCCGTATGTGAGATTGACAGCAGATGCAAGGCATTGAGCCACTTCTGACTGCAGCACAACTTTATATTCAGGCTCTGTAATCACAATGCGCTTTGCTCCTGCTTTTCTGACATATTCAATCAAGACATCAGGATTAATATCAGCACCTATCTTACTTTGTTGCCATAGTCTGTAATCTTCTACTGCTTTGGTGACCTGCTCTTTTACTTGATTGATACGGTTTATATCGTCTTTGGATAGGTACCAGGTGGCTGTAATTTGATAATTAACAGCTGTAGGAGCACTGACCATAAGCTTATCTGTAAGAGGTCTTATTGTGTCTGCATTTAAATACGCTGTAAGCGCTTCTAAAAATTCTGTCTGCGGCAGCTCTCCATTGGTCAAAAGTGGATGAATGTAGACATTGCCGGGGTGATCTTCAAGTCCGTATATTTTTGCATCTATGATAGCCGTGCTATAGCTTAATGTGTGGTACTCATATGCCTTGGCTGGCCCTGCCACTGAAAACGATGCCGGGGCTAGCTTGATGCGCATTGCATAGCGCTCATCATCTTCCCTATCACCTGCGCCAGATGTGGCTGTGATGTTCTCAACTTTGGTAATTGAAGGCAGAGGATCTACAAGCTGATTTATCTTGCCCACAGGTATGTTATTGCCAATCTCGCCAAGCTCAAGGGCAGTGGCTGAAATCTCGGCCGTGGTCTCAGGTGGCATTATTTCATATATGCTGTCAGTGGCAAATGTAAATACACCATTGGTAACTCTTGTCCCCTTTGGAATTGTATAAACACCGTCCTGCGCTTGGTTGAGCGTGAATTTAAGTGTAGTCTGCGCACCTGTGGCTTCTATTCTTGTCGTATTAACAAAAGCGCCCAGGTGGTCAAGGCGCTCACCTGATGCGTATGACAGTAAATTCTGCTTGGCGCCAAGGTCAAAGGCGTTACGCTGCTTAATGATAATGGCAGCTAAGGACAAAAGAAAAAGCCTTACAGGGTCAGAAGGTGCAAGCACTCTGTCTGTGATTCGCTCATACTCTGCAATTATCTCATCTGTGACCCTTTGTGAGTCCACTTCTAAAAAGTTTATATCAGGTAAATTAAATCTAGCGCTCATTCTCTGCCTCTATCTCTATAGTTACAATTGGCAGCAGTCTGCCGTCCATGACATCATCTGCCCCTTGTTTGAAATCTATGCTTTTAACTCTAGCCCTTGGCTCATATGTCTTAACAGCGTCAATGATTGAAACTCTGCACTGCATCTGCGCCATCGGTGAGGCATCATCAATAAAGGAGCCATCAATTCCAAAATCTCTATCAAGTGGCACTGTGCCCTTTATCGTGCTTATAATGGTCTGCACGTTCTGTACAATCTCGGCTACTTCCGATGAGGGATTTAAATCAATGTCTGTCAGAGTTGATACAAGCAGCTTCATGAAATCACCTCTTTGACCTTGTTAACGATTTCATTTAAAAGATTAAATCCACCAACCTCGCGCAAGTGCAAAGTTACTTCTGCAAAGGTGCAGATGCCAATACCTGTAAAATGCTTTCTGTTTTCGTCATAACTTTCTAGAACAAACTCGCCCATATAATCAGGGCCAAGGATAAGTTTCTGCGCCTGCCCACTCTCTAAGATGTTCTTTAAAACGTCAAAGTAAAGCATAGGCACTGCATTGTGATCCTGCGATAGTGTAATAGTAAAGGACACAGTAGATAAGGATTTGCCTACATATTCATTTATAGGCATAGCTCCAATTACATCATGCTGTGCATACCTGGCAGAGCGATTGACCTGCACATCTTTAAAGGTTAGCACCTGTAGACTTGAGCATGTAAATAAGACAGCCTTAAGGCCGTTGCCAAAGTAGCCTAATACGCCTAAGCTCATATTAAACCTCACAAAATAAAAACCCTCTAAGAGTTGTCTCGTAGAGGGGATTATTAATCTTAAAAGATTGTATAATTTTCTTGATAGTAGGCAAGTATTTACAATTGCCTTTCTATTATCATTTATTAACGTGATTAGAGTGTTTATTATGAATCCTTATTAATAGAATAACTGAATATATAAATAAAATGATTGACCAATAAGGACTATAAAACAGCACAAAAAAGTGTAAACCAATCCACGCTGAAAAATGCATAATAAAAGGGATTATCAAGTGTTTTATGGTTCCTGTTATAATGTATGGCATATAGATAGATATGTATGCTAGTTCTAATAAAAGTAAGAGAATAAAAAAATAACAACCGTTACCGATTCTGTCCACATCAATATCCTTAAGCAACAGAAATGGGATGACAAATTTTACAGCGGCTTCAACCGCATGATCTAAGGATAATGTCCCATAAGAATATAGAAACTTAAATGTATCGCATAGAAAAATTAAAAGAAAAGAAAGACTTACTGCTTTTATAAATCTGTAAAAATATTTTCCAATTATTTTAAAAATCACTTTTTCTACTCTTTTATGAAAGCTCTATAACTATTGGCTCAATTTCTTTACAGTAGTGTATTTTTGAAAGCACCCAAAAATCTTGACCAATGTTATATCTGTCTCTAAATTCTCTAAAATCACTATTGAAGAGAACTTTATAGCTTGTATTTAATGGAAGCGGTGAAAAATCTAATTCTGCTTTACTCCAGCTTAACAAAGTATCATAACCTTCAAATTGAAATCTATCATCTACATATGTAAAGGTTTTGTTTATTGTTATACGCCTAAGACCTGTCTGTTTATCAACTTCAACAGAGCCTTCAGATAATACGCGAATTGTATGATTTGCTAAACATGCTCCCATTCCATCAATTGAGGTATCTTTCTCAACTTCAATAAAATCGTAATAGTAGTCCTCCCTTTTATAGTAGTCTTTTGAGACCATGTTATAGTAACCGCCAGAATCCCATACTCCTATCTTTTTTAGGGTTTCTTTAAAAGCTAATAGTTTTTTATCTGTAGCAAATAAATTCTCTAATAACTTTTTATAAGCGATTTTAAATTCCTCATATAACATAAACCATTCCCAATCCATAGACAGAATGAAAATTGGAGCTTTTTTATTTTTAATATCTGAAACATTAAATGTATATTTATTATTGGCCAACCATTTAGCAAGCATCTTAGAAAGCTCAAGCCAGCCTTTTTGATCTTTTTCTAATAATGTATCCTTTAAGGCCTCATGTCTTGCTATTTGTGGGGTGTAAAATATAACCTCATCTACCTCAGACAAATTGTTTACATTGTCTATGTAGTTATTGGTACTCTTTACAAAATTGACTATATCATCAGGGCCTAAAGAATCTACCGTCACTGTAGGACTTCCTGATGCTACAGAGCCACCAATTGAGACAGCATCACCTACACGGCCTACAGGCTTGCCATTTACAAATACTGTAGAGCTACCTGATGCGATTACATCAGAATGAGGATCGTGCACGTCACAGCCATGAGGTGCATAGGTACTGCCCACAACGCCTACAGGCTTGCCATCTATCAGTACATTGCTTTCACCCCCTACAAGCGATGAAGGAGGGCAGTCATCATGCCCTGTGCAAGTGTCTCCTTGTCTTGTAATTGCTGGCATAAACACCTCTACAATGATGAATTATAAAAAAAGCAAACTCCAGACATTAAAACAATATCAGCTATAGCTAATATTAGAATTATGTATGTATGCAATTTTATACTTGCTATTTTTGACAAAAAAGAAAGCAGAGCTATTACTGTATTAAATATTATAAAACCAACCAAACAACAGAAAAAAGAGATTTTATGTATGTCAGTATTTGCTATGTTTGAGAAAACAGATGTTACTAAATTAAAACCAACAAATACTGTGATTACAATAGACGCAAATATACCCAATATAGTTATATATTGTGTTGACAATTTGTTAATATCTTTTTTTGATTTTTTTAGTTTTAAATTAAACTCATTAATTAAATTGTTAGTTTCTGCTATTTCCTGATCAATATTTGAAAGCTTATACGTTACATAATTTAATCTTACCGACTCAAGATGAATATGATCATGTAATTTAGAGACGCTATTTTTTAAACTGGTCTCAGTACTATATTTATCATATATTATATCTTTAATTGCCTTAAGTCCTTCAGCAATAAAGCTAACATACTCGGCCAAATTATTGTTGTCTTGGTTTCTTAGTAAAAAAAGGCTTATATCGGAATATGAATGGCGAAAGTTATTTGAATATATATGTCTTAATTGAGCCGCATACTCTTCAGGATCTTTTTTATTTGATGTTGTTTTTGATAAATCATCAAGCAAAGTCTTTAGTAATTCATATTTGTTCTGTTCCATTTTGGGCCTCTTGTTTAATATACTCTTCAGGTATTTTATTTTTTAATCCTGGGATATATGTTTTTGCCCATGCCCCATCTTTTGAGTGGCTGTAATGAACAAGCGCCCATGGTCCTTTGTTTAAGCATTTGTTTATTGTATCTTGAATATACATCGGCACAAGTAGACCTGATATTTTTGGCTCACCTTTAATTGGCTCACTTCCATATAAGCAATATTCAACGTACACCTCTCTACATACGGGGCCAAACATCCATGCCTCAAAGCCATGATCGGTGATAATTCTATCCCCAGAATTTTTGTATGAGCTTATCTGACAAAAGTATAAGATTTTTTGTAACATCAAATTGCTAACATGTTTTTGATGCTCAATGGCGTAGTTAATAATATAATTTGATAGTTCCAAGGCTTTCATAAGTTTCATCTCTATTCATAAATCCTTTCGTCAGAATATATCACAATGATGACACTATAAATCAAATTTTTATTAAAGCCTTGGTTTTACAGATTTTAATTTACTGTCACACTTGGCGCACTAAGGACAATCGTAGAGGTACCACCAACTACCACGCTATCACCAGTGATGTTTACAGTATTTGATGCCTGTATGTTGATGTCCGTTGATTTTAAATTTATTGTCTTTGGTGTTGTGACATCAACTGTCTGCCTATCTGCATGGATCTTTGTGCCCTCTATAACAATATCAAGCTCATGTGTTTTTCTATTGTAAGTCACAGTTGTATCATCATTAAATTTAACCATCCTTATATCAGGGTCGGTGGCGGGTGGCTTTACATCACCTGCATAGAAGGAGCCAAGAATAAAACCATCTTCTATGCCATCAGGGCGAAACAGACAGACCGCATCTTCACCAATATCAGGCATGTGGTAATTATGGTTTTTCAAAGTATTAGGGCACAGAATTGGTAAATCGTATGATGTGCAATTGTCGTCTTCAGGAAAAACCACCCTGGCGGTATGTCTGAATGGGTCAATAGATGTAATCTCGCCCACCCTTATCACCATAGATAAGAGGTGCTTTAATTCTTCATAGCCATCATTCCTTAATAGAGCACTAATACTCATTGTTTACTCTCCTAACCTCTATATCTGTCACATAGCCTGAATTGCTCACACTGTGGGTTGCTTTCTCAATGATGAAGTTGCCGTCAAAGGAGCCAAAGCCACTAAGAGCAACCACAGCCCCAGCGTATAAAAGAGGATTGCCCACCAAGGTCAGTGAGCCTGTAGTCTGTCTCTGATTGAGCTCTCTTAGCTTAGCCTTGGCCAGCCTTTGCGCTTCTGCCAAAGATGTGCAGCGCTTTTTTAAAACATATACCTGCCCTGATGGTTCAACTGTCTCATCGGTGTAGGTGTAGTCAATATATTCAGCTTTAAGCGCTGTATTGCCTTTCTTGACCTCTTGAGGCTTGTGCTCCCATGAAAGATCCACTTTACCGTTCTGGCTTTGAGCTTCCTGCGCAGTTCTAAAAGCCACTGTAGCTGTAGATGTATCTTTGCCTTTTTTCTTGAAGTCTCTCCACTTAATACGACATGCTCTGTATCTCTCTGCCTGCTGTGCATTGAATGACCATCTAAGAACAGGAGACATTCCCAGGGCATAAGTCGCTATAGGATCTTTTTTCTCATAGCTTTTTTGATCAAACATAATGAGCTGTTCTGAATTGACCTTAAGGCTTAGGCCTGCCTCTTTGCAAATACGCTCAAGAAACTTAAGATCAGTTTCATCTTTTTGATCAATTCTGTCGTATGTGGGATTCTCTTGGCTGTCAAAAAACAGCTTGAGCTTGTTATCTGTCGCTATTGTATTGGCAATAGTCTTCAAGTCTAGGTTTTCAAAGTTTCTTGTCTTGGCAGTCTTGCGCACAGTGTTCTCCAAGGGCACAGAGATAGCCTGCATGTCAAATGTGCGTGGAGCTCCCTGGGCTGATAGACTGTTTATAATCATCAGCCCTGTCTCTAAGCTATATCCTTGGTTAGTGCTTAACATGCATCGTACCTTGGCTCCTCTGTCAGGAGACCAAGATCCTGCCCATTTGCCTTGCTCATCTTTTAATGTGATGCTTACACTGTCACATTCATCTGAGCAATTATCTTCATAAGAGAAAGATAAGAGGTCAGCGTTTATCTCTTGTGTGATGTCTGTGCTTTCATATATCACACTTACAAGCGTTTTTATTACTTTACTCTTTTCCATGGTGGCAACTGCTCGCTGTTAGTTGAGGGGCTAGGATTAACATCAGGAATATTGAGCTCAATTCCACTAGAGAAAATTAAAATATCTCTGTGCTTAAAATTAAGCTCAATCAATTGGTGCATTTGAAACTCACTACCAAGCTGCGCCTTGGCTATGATGTCCCATGTGTCGCCTTGTTTTGTGACATAGCTTCTCATTTATAAACACCCTTTTTGATTTTTTATTCTATAATTTATCCATAGAGCCTTGCACTTAAGAAGAGGTTAAAATGAAAACTCTAATTACCTTTTATAATTTAATTAAAGCGCTTTGTCTTGCAGTTGTTGCTGTTGTTGAGATTGGTTTTCAATTAATAGTAGGGGCTCTAGTTATTGGGTTCATAGTTGGTATATTTGTAGTTATTTTATCCCCTTTTATAGAGCCTTCTACTTCTATAATTACAATCTCTGCTGTACTTGTTTTATTGTTTACTGCAGCGTGCTTTAAGGCATATTTATTTCTCAAAGACGATACTCAGTTAAAGCAATAAATGGCACAGTATATTTAATAAGCTATCTGCCCACTGCCACGCATCAACTTCTCAAGCTCTTTCTTAAGATTAATTGAGCCCACATTTAACGCTTCATTTACCTGTCCCTTGACGTTCTGATCGCCTTGTATGTTGATAGTTGGCGCAAAGGTCACGGTTATAGGAGCGTTGTTAGTGGTGTTGGTTGTGGTGCTAGAAGTGCCAAGCATGGAGCCTAGCTTTGACAGTGGCATCACAGCTTCACTCTCTGCACCTTCTCCTATCATTGCAAGGGTCGGCTTTGAGACAATACCACCGTTTGCAAGTGCAGGGATTGAAGTTGCAGAGGTGACACTTGGCTGTGATGCTGTGGCATTCACATTGACATTGGCATCATCACCAAAGCCAAAGAAGCTTTTTACAGAATTAACAGCATTGCCAAAGGCGCCCTTGACCTGCTCCACCTTGTCAGTCACATAGTTGATAGGTCCCTCGGCTATACCTTTGAGCGCATCAAACATGGCTTTAAAGATGTTCTTAACATTAGCCCATGCTTCACCCCATTTGCCTGTAAACACATTGACAATAAAGCCAAGCATGTTGGACAGCACAGTTTTAACATAGTTAATGTACTGACCAATAGCCGTGGCCACGGTCTTAACCACCGATGCCATAGCTGGGAATTTCTGCTCAAAAGTTGCCCACAGCTCTACAGCCTTAGCTTGAATTGTGTCCCAGTGTTTATATAACAGATAACCAACGCCAATAAGGGCAGTAATAGCAGTTATCACGAGGCCTATAGGGTTGGCCAGCATGGCCATAT
Encoded here:
- a CDS encoding phage baseplate assembly protein V; its protein translation is MSISALLRNDGYEELKHLLSMVIRVGEITSIDPFRHTARVVFPEDDNCTSYDLPILCPNTLKNHNYHMPDIGEDAVCLFRPDGIEDGFILGSFYAGDVKPPATDPDIRMVKFNDDTTVTYNRKTHELDIVIEGTKIHADRQTVDVTTPKTINLKSTDINIQASNTVNITGDSVVVGGTSTIVLSAPSVTVN
- a CDS encoding DUF6402 family protein — translated: MPAITRQGDTCTGHDDCPPSSLVGGESNVLIDGKPVGVVGSTYAPHGCDVHDPHSDVIASGSSTVFVNGKPVGRVGDAVSIGGSVASGSPTVTVDSLGPDDIVNFVKSTNNYIDNVNNLSEVDEVIFYTPQIARHEALKDTLLEKDQKGWLELSKMLAKWLANNKYTFNVSDIKNKKAPIFILSMDWEWFMLYEEFKIAYKKLLENLFATDKKLLAFKETLKKIGVWDSGGYYNMVSKDYYKREDYYYDFIEVEKDTSIDGMGACLANHTIRVLSEGSVEVDKQTGLRRITINKTFTYVDDRFQFEGYDTLLSWSKAELDFSPLPLNTSYKVLFNSDFREFRDRYNIGQDFWVLSKIHYCKEIEPIVIELS
- a CDS encoding phage tail protein I, with the protein product MKKINTPSLMRSILPSSITKDKKVVDSAEALDSQLKEISAHTDDGMLLYKIDYLPSDVLDHLAMQWDAEVWRDSWPLHIKRSSLKALISEKTRMGTVSAVKNAIKGLGSAGYITEWFAREPPTAPHTFNISIDQNEIEGIADEELIYDIKRSINATKPVRSQYTISVIQKFQDDIFVGGSSRPLVYGRISQTITENADVASNIYAAAASRPLTFARISQYVGVPYGCATDKTVTISASARALTYTRLTPKAKESAKLGVSLTLSDGIRPLSFNRI
- a CDS encoding phage late control D family protein gives rise to the protein MIINSLSAQGAPRTFDMQAISVPLENTVRKTAKTRNFENLDLKTIANTIATDNKLKLFFDSQENPTYDRIDQKDETDLKFLERICKEAGLSLKVNSEQLIMFDQKSYEKKDPIATYALGMSPVLRWSFNAQQAERYRACRIKWRDFKKKGKDTSTATVAFRTAQEAQSQNGKVDLSWEHKPQEVKKGNTALKAEYIDYTYTDETVEPSGQVYVLKKRCTSLAEAQRLAKAKLRELNQRQTTGSLTLVGNPLLYAGAVVALSGFGSFDGNFIIEKATHSVSNSGYVTDIEVRRVNNEY
- a CDS encoding baseplate assembly protein, with translation MSARFNLPDINFLEVDSQRVTDEIIAEYERITDRVLAPSDPVRLFLLSLAAIIIKQRNAFDLGAKQNLLSYASGERLDHLGAFVNTTRIEATGAQTTLKFTLNQAQDGVYTIPKGTRVTNGVFTFATDSIYEIMPPETTAEISATALELGEIGNNIPVGKINQLVDPLPSITKVENITATSGAGDREDDERYAMRIKLAPASFSVAGPAKAYEYHTLSYSTAIIDAKIYGLEDHPGNVYIHPLLTNGELPQTEFLEALTAYLNADTIRPLTDKLMVSAPTAVNYQITATWYLSKDDINRINQVKEQVTKAVEDYRLWQQSKIGADINPDVLIEYVRKAGAKRIVITEPEYKVVLQSEVAQCLASAVNLTYGGIEDQ
- a CDS encoding Panacea domain-containing protein, coding for MKLMKALELSNYIINYAIEHQKHVSNLMLQKILYFCQISSYKNSGDRIITDHGFEAWMFGPVCREVYVEYCLYGSEPIKGEPKISGLLVPMYIQDTINKCLNKGPWALVHYSHSKDGAWAKTYIPGLKNKIPEEYIKQEAQNGTEQI
- a CDS encoding tail protein X, yielding MRSYVTKQGDTWDIIAKAQLGSEFQMHQLIELNFKHRDILIFSSGIELNIPDVNPSPSTNSEQLPPWKRVK
- a CDS encoding GPW/gp25 family protein; this encodes MKLLVSTLTDIDLNPSSEVAEIVQNVQTIISTIKGTVPLDRDFGIDGSFIDDASPMAQMQCRVSIIDAVKTYEPRARVKSIDFKQGADDVMDGRLLPIVTIEIEAENER
- a CDS encoding phage tail protein, coding for MSLGVLGYFGNGLKAVLFTCSSLQVLTFKDVQVNRSARYAQHDVIGAMPINEYVGKSLSTVSFTITLSQDHNAVPMLYFDVLKNILESGQAQKLILGPDYMGEFVLESYDENRKHFTGIGICTFAEVTLHLREVGGFNLLNEIVNKVKEVIS